The Gemmatimonadaceae bacterium genome includes a window with the following:
- a CDS encoding efflux RND transporter permease subunit — MIILAIGVFFAAFSLPLSGIVGFSLAMGLILVGVWLDTRKALPLAARAAGGVVFLVLGVASIGMLPPIVEKALGAERGKALLNTGRVGVSFFPGEDNSELNVKVETPPGSNLDYMRLKVVEAVRIAKTYPEVLFTFTTIGGASGAVDAGNVYVKLSPKSERKSKGMRSADAVAEQFRRDMATIGGATASVYTNDFNGDQKQIQFQLRGDDARTLQAYAERVLPKVAAVQGAVDVGLSTRGQKPELTVQVDRGLASSLGVSVGSVAQSLRPAFAGVEAGDWVDPMGETRKVRVRFTPESRERLADLTSLPLVIPGRNGAASSTIPLGQVARVQPGLGPSIISHLDRDKLVTIQANVAGRANSDVVADIAAIIAAEPLPAGVTLSQGGDAEGQQEVFSSIFAALGIAIVLMYMILVLQFGSFLDPIAILISLPLSLVGVFGALAITGMTINLMSLIGVILLAGIVAKNAILLIDFAKWSREDRGLTLRDALIEAGAIRLRPILMTTFALVAGMLPIALGTGEGADFRKPLGVAVIGGVITSTILTLIVVPTFYEILDAVREFFGKRLGFSTPNTAEHAVPKGVAPQPVMGD; from the coding sequence ATGATCATCCTCGCCATCGGCGTGTTCTTCGCGGCCTTCTCGCTGCCGCTGTCCGGCATCGTCGGCTTCTCGCTGGCGATGGGGCTGATCCTGGTCGGGGTCTGGCTGGACACGCGGAAGGCGCTGCCGCTGGCTGCACGCGCCGCCGGTGGCGTGGTGTTCCTCGTGCTCGGCGTCGCGAGCATCGGGATGCTGCCGCCGATCGTGGAGAAGGCGCTCGGGGCCGAGCGGGGCAAGGCGCTCCTGAACACCGGACGCGTGGGGGTGAGCTTCTTCCCCGGTGAGGACAACTCGGAGCTGAACGTGAAGGTGGAGACCCCGCCGGGCTCCAACCTCGACTACATGCGCCTGAAGGTCGTGGAGGCGGTGCGCATCGCGAAGACATACCCGGAGGTGCTGTTCACCTTCACCACCATCGGCGGTGCGAGCGGTGCGGTGGACGCGGGCAACGTCTACGTGAAGCTGTCGCCGAAGAGCGAGCGGAAGTCGAAGGGGATGCGCTCGGCGGACGCGGTGGCGGAGCAGTTCCGCCGCGACATGGCCACCATCGGCGGTGCCACGGCCAGCGTCTACACCAACGACTTCAACGGCGACCAGAAGCAGATCCAGTTCCAGCTGCGCGGTGACGACGCGCGCACGCTGCAGGCCTACGCCGAGCGGGTGCTGCCGAAGGTGGCGGCGGTACAGGGCGCGGTGGACGTGGGCCTGAGCACCCGCGGGCAGAAGCCGGAACTGACGGTGCAGGTGGACCGCGGGCTGGCGAGTTCGCTGGGCGTGAGCGTGGGTTCCGTGGCACAGTCGCTGCGCCCGGCCTTCGCCGGCGTCGAGGCGGGGGACTGGGTCGATCCGATGGGCGAGACGCGCAAGGTGCGCGTGCGCTTCACTCCCGAGTCACGTGAGCGGCTGGCTGACCTGACCAGCCTCCCCCTCGTGATCCCGGGCCGGAACGGCGCGGCGTCGTCCACCATCCCGCTGGGGCAGGTGGCGCGGGTGCAGCCGGGGCTCGGCCCCTCGATCATCAGCCACCTCGATCGCGACAAGCTGGTCACGATCCAGGCGAACGTGGCGGGCCGCGCCAACTCCGACGTGGTGGCCGACATCGCGGCGATCATCGCGGCCGAGCCGCTTCCCGCCGGCGTCACGCTCAGCCAGGGGGGTGATGCGGAGGGCCAGCAGGAGGTGTTCAGCTCGATCTTCGCCGCCCTCGGCATCGCCATCGTGCTGATGTACATGATCCTGGTGCTGCAGTTCGGCAGCTTCCTGGACCCGATCGCCATCCTCATCTCCCTGCCGCTGTCACTGGTGGGGGTGTTCGGGGCGCTCGCGATCACCGGCATGACGATCAACCTGATGTCGCTGATCGGCGTGATCCTGCTGGCGGGTATCGTGGCGAAGAACGCGATCCTGCTGATCGACTTCGCGAAGTGGTCACGCGAGGACCGGGGCCTGACGCTGCGGGATGCGCTGATCGAGGCGGGTGCCATCCGGCTCCGGCCGATCCTGATGACGACCTTCGCGCTGGTGGCAGGCATGCTCCCGATTGCGCTCGGCACCGGCGAGGGCGCGGACTTCCGCAAGCCGCTCGGTGTCGCGGTGATCGGCGGCGTGATCACGTCGACGATCCTGACGCTGATCGTGGTGCCGACGTTCTACGAGATCCTGGACGCGGTGCGCGAGTTCTTCGGGAAGCGCCTCGGGTTCAGCACGCCGAACACGGCGGAACATGCCGTGCCGAAGGGCGTGGCTCCGCAGCCGGTGATGGGGGACTGA
- a CDS encoding efflux RND transporter periplasmic adaptor subunit — translation MTDIPTGAIRAPRNSRPLALGVLLVLGTSGLAACGKKPEADAAAPEQPTLITADNISVVDTAQIASGPSISGELTAERSASVRAEVSGSVIQVYVEPGQRVAAGAPLARIDATTASAAELSARTGVTASEAQAAQAKKELDRAERLNAAGAIADRDLENARLSYSTTMAQLANVKSAYAQASKQLRSATVRAPFAGVVAGSVVSAGDVVSPGTALFTVVDPKSMRLEAAVPANQIASIRVGMPVAFSVSGYADRKFLGKVTRVSPVADPTTRQVQILASIPNGAGTLVGGLVAEGRVNTETRTAMILPATAIDQRGATPVVMRVRGGRVERVAVSLGIRDEQRENFEVTKGVQRGDTVLLGAAQAIGEGKQVRISRVNDQAAKAAGPTATTGTR, via the coding sequence ATGACTGACATCCCGACTGGCGCGATCCGCGCCCCGCGCAACTCCCGTCCGCTCGCCCTCGGCGTGCTGCTCGTCCTCGGCACCAGCGGACTGGCCGCCTGCGGCAAGAAGCCGGAGGCCGACGCCGCGGCGCCGGAGCAGCCGACCCTCATCACGGCCGACAACATCAGCGTGGTGGACACGGCGCAGATCGCCAGCGGCCCGTCGATCTCCGGCGAGCTCACGGCCGAGCGGAGTGCCTCGGTGCGCGCCGAGGTCTCCGGCAGCGTGATCCAGGTGTACGTGGAGCCCGGGCAGCGTGTTGCCGCCGGTGCGCCGCTGGCGCGCATCGATGCCACCACGGCGAGCGCGGCCGAGCTCTCGGCGCGGACGGGCGTGACGGCCAGCGAGGCACAGGCGGCGCAGGCGAAGAAGGAGCTGGATCGCGCCGAGCGGCTGAACGCGGCCGGTGCGATCGCCGACCGTGACCTCGAGAATGCGCGCCTGTCGTACTCCACGACGATGGCACAGCTGGCGAACGTGAAGTCGGCGTATGCGCAGGCCAGCAAGCAGCTGCGCAGTGCGACGGTGCGTGCGCCATTCGCTGGTGTAGTGGCGGGCTCGGTGGTGAGCGCGGGTGACGTGGTCTCGCCCGGGACCGCGCTGTTCACGGTGGTGGACCCGAAGAGCATGCGGCTCGAGGCGGCGGTGCCGGCGAACCAGATCGCGTCGATCCGGGTGGGGATGCCGGTGGCGTTCAGCGTGAGCGGCTACGCCGACCGCAAGTTCCTGGGGAAGGTGACGCGGGTGAGCCCGGTGGCTGACCCGACCACCCGGCAGGTGCAGATCCTGGCGTCGATCCCGAACGGGGCCGGCACGCTGGTGGGCGGATTGGTCGCCGAGGGTCGCGTGAACACCGAGACGCGCACGGCGATGATCCTGCCGGCGACCGCCATCGACCAGCGTGGTGCGACGCCGGTGGTGATGCGGGTCCGCGGCGGCCGGGTGGAGCGGGTGGCGGTGTCGCTTGGCATCCGCGACGAGCAGCGGGAGAACTTCGAGGTCACGAAGGGCGTGCAGCGCGGTGACACCGTGCTGCTGGGTGCGGCGCAGGCGATCGGGGAAGGCAAGCAGGTGCGGATCTCGCGCGTGAACGACCAGGCCGCCAAGGCGGCCGGTCCCACCGCCACCACGGGCACGAGGTAG
- a CDS encoding TolC family protein: protein MHSAWTGIARRAVLALLLPALLPQHARAQQPVPATRPLTLDDAFRLAEPASDDVRLAQNAVTRAKGQYFQTRATVLPQLSATANYQHQIQNQFAAITKRFAQPTDPTAPPDTTTAAVNPIGLLFASPNTITFGLQASQPLYVDGRFKVATRVAKANEDVSRYGLRTARAKLRYDIAAAYFDAVITEKLVQIAESSLVQVQRTLQQTTLQRQVGTVAEYDLLRSRVAVDAQRPLLIRAQQNRDIATLNLKQLLNLPLTTRLDLTTPIQDADMDRVLATSQLDTDVRPSAGTGLSAAGAQVLPKLGPRDTAPEARSAVQQAAAALEVQKGALRNAQLARVPVLNLASNYSRAAYPSNSDIIPRTLADFYPAWTVSLGFTLPIWTSGRIKGDQMVARANVADAEARLSQGRRAAALDVQLALKSLEQAEANWLASIGTEDQADKALRIAEVRYSNGISTQLELSDIRNLLIQSQANRLTAARDLQLARLRMTLLRDLPLGSGGGTASATGQQP, encoded by the coding sequence ATGCATTCGGCCTGGACGGGAATCGCCCGTCGCGCCGTGCTGGCCCTGCTGCTCCCCGCGCTCCTGCCACAGCACGCCCGTGCGCAGCAGCCGGTGCCGGCGACCCGCCCGCTCACCCTCGATGACGCCTTCCGCCTCGCGGAGCCGGCGAGTGACGACGTGCGCCTGGCGCAGAACGCCGTGACGCGCGCCAAGGGCCAGTACTTCCAGACGCGCGCCACGGTGCTGCCGCAGCTCAGTGCCACGGCCAACTACCAGCACCAGATCCAGAACCAGTTCGCGGCGATCACCAAGCGCTTCGCGCAGCCAACGGATCCGACCGCGCCGCCCGACACGACCACCGCCGCCGTCAACCCGATCGGCCTGCTGTTCGCCTCGCCGAACACGATCACCTTCGGCCTCCAGGCCTCCCAGCCGCTGTACGTCGACGGGCGATTCAAGGTGGCAACGCGGGTGGCCAAGGCGAACGAGGACGTGTCGCGCTACGGGCTGCGCACGGCACGCGCCAAGCTCCGGTACGACATCGCGGCGGCCTACTTCGATGCGGTGATCACCGAGAAGCTGGTGCAGATCGCGGAGAGCTCGCTGGTGCAGGTCCAGCGCACGCTCCAGCAGACGACGCTGCAGCGCCAGGTCGGCACGGTGGCCGAGTACGACCTCCTGCGATCGCGCGTGGCGGTGGATGCGCAGCGCCCGCTGCTGATCCGCGCGCAGCAGAACCGTGACATCGCGACGCTGAACCTGAAGCAGCTGCTGAACCTGCCGCTGACGACGCGTCTCGACCTCACGACGCCGATCCAGGATGCGGACATGGACCGCGTGCTGGCCACGTCGCAACTCGACACCGACGTGCGGCCATCGGCCGGCACGGGGCTCTCGGCCGCCGGTGCGCAGGTGCTGCCGAAGCTCGGGCCGCGTGACACCGCGCCGGAGGCACGCAGCGCCGTGCAGCAGGCGGCGGCCGCGCTCGAGGTGCAGAAGGGGGCGCTCCGGAATGCGCAGCTTGCCCGGGTGCCGGTCCTGAACCTCGCCTCGAACTACTCCCGCGCGGCCTATCCGTCGAACAGCGACATCATCCCGCGCACCCTCGCCGACTTCTATCCCGCCTGGACCGTGAGCCTCGGCTTCACCCTGCCGATCTGGACCAGCGGTCGGATCAAGGGTGACCAGATGGTGGCCCGCGCCAACGTGGCGGATGCCGAGGCACGGCTGAGCCAGGGGCGGCGTGCGGCGGCCCTGGATGTGCAGCTCGCGCTCAAGAGCCTCGAGCAGGCGGAGGCGAACTGGCTGGCCAGCATCGGCACGGAGGACCAGGCGGACAAGGCACTGCGCATCGCAGAGGTGCGCTATTCCAATGGCATTTCCACCCAGCTCGAGCTGAGTGACATCCGCAACCTGCTGATCCAGTCGCAGGCGAACCGCCTCACGGCGGCGAGGGACCTGCAACTCGCACGACTTCGCATGACCCTGCTGCGCGACCTGCCCCTTGGCTCGGGCGGCGGCACGGCCAGCGCCACCGGACAGCAGCCGTGA
- a CDS encoding TetR/AcrR family transcriptional regulator yields MSNDVRDKIISAAMSAYAESGFQGATTRRVAEIAGVNEVTIFRNFGSKAALMDEALFRRVAAIKVVEPPLPSTPADPAVELTNWCGQFLRQVRGSRELLRKAMGAAEGRFHEMANSFEPARCADRDLHDYVRALVRDGWVSSTLLADPDFEELLTASQTLLIGGLWGDAMARELRDEAKLWVPETRAAQRYVQVFLRALGVTSRPASAPAGPGGAPLTPTSDLL; encoded by the coding sequence ATGTCAAACGATGTCAGGGACAAGATCATTTCCGCAGCGATGTCGGCGTACGCCGAATCGGGCTTCCAGGGCGCGACCACGCGCCGGGTGGCCGAAATCGCCGGCGTGAACGAAGTCACGATCTTCCGCAACTTCGGCTCGAAGGCCGCGCTGATGGACGAGGCGCTGTTCCGGCGGGTCGCGGCCATCAAGGTCGTCGAGCCGCCGCTGCCGTCCACGCCGGCGGACCCTGCCGTGGAACTCACCAACTGGTGCGGGCAGTTCCTCCGCCAGGTGCGTGGGTCGCGCGAGCTGCTGCGGAAGGCGATGGGAGCGGCCGAAGGGCGCTTCCACGAGATGGCCAACAGCTTCGAGCCGGCCCGCTGCGCTGACCGCGACCTGCACGATTACGTCCGGGCACTGGTGCGGGACGGATGGGTGAGCAGCACGTTGCTGGCCGATCCGGACTTCGAGGAACTGCTCACCGCGTCACAGACGCTGCTGATCGGCGGACTCTGGGGCGACGCCATGGCCCGCGAACTCCGCGACGAGGCCAAGCTCTGGGTCCCCGAAACCCGCGCCGCGCAGCGCTACGTACAGGTCTTCCTGCGTGCGCTCGGCGTCACCAGCCGACCGGCGTCCGCGCCGGCTGGCCCAGGCGGCGCACCACTCACACCTACCTCGGATCTTCTGTGA
- a CDS encoding TonB-dependent receptor translates to MSTSFRALVLVTIGATALGAQQPGRDSVRVPRLPTVTTTASRYAAPADSLPRRVEVISRAQLDGTAALDMVDLLKKRATLDVVQYPGLLGGVGIRGFRPQVGSLQQRVLILLDGRPSGITNLSLLDVQDVERVEVLKGPASALYGSAAMGGVVNVVTRKRTGARSALVSVGGGSFGASEFRVQGGGALFGGLDADVSLRRYDQRNDYGIGGGNALRGVFGSDTALKSYPGATTPSRWVPDTLGDGVTRVFTTMATTSGTMRVGGSIGRHLRLDVRGDAFDAQDLPSPGDLYSAATPFPGNSRKNLRRTGGAVDLGGAVRGHALLARLFTTDETSDYLNRPDSARFVNFASVVRTSGFQVQDVLQVGGQQVVFGVDGTAQRATSQRWSAPTSEVGTFSPNSENRSLALFGEARLTALAGRLVATMGARADRVTLKLLSTPLRSDVVAGDDDFTVFNPSAGLAYTLGGGVRAHGSVGRAFLAPDAFGRAGLTQSVTSGVAAITFGNPTLRAEHSVTADLGLGVTRMHGALAFDATYFHTDVADRIAQARASFAAGSRPVLASGDQVSRVTTSVNAGEARIRGFEASARFDVGVALQRRWSLNTFASMTRILEASQATPTVTVDAAPFAGATNFSPASIFSGVVIGAPLTTSRIKNVAAANWNVGVEWDSRSRLRLGALGRYVGRRLDDDFSDFSDVSDIEYPPFAVLDLTAGLRLTTRIRADLQLSNVTDENYYEKRGYSLPGRAVLVRVTTAF, encoded by the coding sequence ATGTCCACATCATTCCGCGCCCTCGTGCTCGTGACGATCGGCGCCACCGCCCTCGGCGCCCAGCAGCCGGGGCGCGACTCCGTGCGTGTGCCGCGCCTGCCCACGGTCACCACCACCGCGTCGCGCTATGCGGCGCCCGCCGACTCCCTGCCGCGCCGCGTCGAGGTCATCTCGCGCGCGCAGCTCGACGGCACTGCCGCGCTCGACATGGTGGACCTTCTGAAGAAGCGGGCCACACTCGACGTGGTCCAGTATCCCGGCCTGCTTGGCGGCGTTGGCATTCGCGGTTTCCGTCCGCAGGTCGGCTCGCTGCAGCAGCGGGTGCTGATCCTGCTGGACGGCCGGCCGAGCGGGATCACCAATCTCTCACTGCTCGACGTGCAGGACGTCGAGCGTGTGGAGGTGCTGAAGGGACCAGCGTCGGCCCTGTATGGTTCGGCGGCGATGGGGGGCGTGGTGAACGTGGTGACGCGGAAGCGCACCGGGGCGCGCTCGGCGCTGGTGTCGGTGGGCGGCGGGAGCTTCGGCGCCAGCGAGTTCCGCGTGCAGGGTGGCGGGGCGCTGTTCGGCGGGCTGGATGCCGACGTGAGCCTGCGCCGCTACGACCAGCGCAACGACTACGGCATCGGGGGCGGCAACGCGCTGCGTGGCGTGTTCGGCAGCGACACGGCGCTGAAGAGTTACCCCGGGGCGACGACGCCAAGCCGGTGGGTACCCGACACCCTCGGTGACGGCGTCACGCGGGTGTTCACGACGATGGCCACCACCAGCGGAACGATGCGCGTGGGTGGGAGCATCGGCCGCCACCTGCGGCTGGATGTGCGCGGCGATGCGTTCGACGCGCAGGACCTGCCCTCGCCCGGCGATCTCTACTCGGCGGCGACGCCGTTTCCCGGCAACAGTCGCAAGAACCTCCGCCGGACGGGCGGGGCGGTGGACCTGGGTGGTGCCGTGCGCGGGCATGCGCTGCTGGCGCGCCTCTTCACCACCGACGAGACGAGCGACTACCTGAACCGGCCCGACAGCGCGCGCTTCGTGAACTTCGCGTCGGTCGTGCGGACGAGCGGCTTCCAGGTGCAGGACGTGCTGCAGGTGGGCGGCCAGCAGGTGGTGTTCGGCGTGGACGGCACGGCGCAGCGGGCGACCTCGCAGCGCTGGTCGGCGCCGACCTCCGAGGTGGGGACGTTCAGCCCGAACAGCGAGAACCGCTCGCTGGCTTTGTTTGGCGAGGCGCGGCTGACAGCGCTCGCCGGCCGGCTGGTGGCGACGATGGGGGCCCGCGCAGACCGCGTGACGCTGAAGCTGCTCAGTACCCCGCTCCGGTCCGACGTGGTGGCAGGTGACGACGACTTCACGGTCTTCAACCCGAGCGCCGGGCTGGCGTACACGCTCGGCGGGGGCGTGCGGGCGCACGGGAGCGTAGGGCGCGCCTTCCTGGCGCCGGATGCCTTCGGGCGCGCGGGGCTGACGCAGTCGGTGACGTCGGGCGTGGCGGCGATCACCTTCGGCAACCCGACGTTGCGTGCTGAGCACTCGGTGACGGCGGACCTCGGGCTGGGGGTCACGCGGATGCATGGGGCGCTGGCGTTCGATGCGACGTACTTCCACACCGACGTGGCGGATCGCATCGCGCAGGCACGCGCTTCCTTCGCGGCGGGTTCGCGCCCGGTGCTGGCGAGCGGTGACCAGGTGTCGCGGGTGACGACGTCGGTGAATGCCGGCGAGGCGCGGATCCGCGGGTTCGAGGCCTCGGCGCGCTTCGACGTGGGCGTGGCGCTGCAGCGGCGCTGGTCACTCAACACCTTTGCAAGCATGACCCGGATCCTCGAGGCGTCGCAGGCGACGCCGACGGTGACGGTGGATGCGGCGCCGTTCGCCGGGGCGACGAACTTCTCCCCCGCGTCGATCTTCAGCGGGGTGGTGATCGGTGCGCCGCTCACCACGTCGCGGATCAAGAACGTGGCGGCAGCGAACTGGAATGTCGGTGTGGAGTGGGACAGCCGGTCGCGCCTTCGGCTCGGAGCATTGGGCCGGTATGTCGGCCGGCGTCTGGACGACGACTTCAGCGACTTTTCGGACGTGTCGGACATCGAGTACCCGCCGTTCGCGGTGCTGGACCTGACGGCCGGCCTGCGGCTGACGACCCGGATCCGTGCCGACCTGCAGCTCTCGAACGTGACCGACGAGAACTACTACGAGAAGCGCGGCTACAGCCTGCCCGGGCGGGCGGTGCTGGTACGGGTGACGACGGCGTTCTGA
- a CDS encoding S9 family peptidase produces the protein MRRTLLSIAALLPMLLPAQDGYRQPPEPIRSILDATPTPRVAVSPDNRQLLLLERPTLPGIAEVAAPYIPMAGQRLNPNTNFPTRAISSTGLSLLAISGGEPRRITLPAGVRVGNVRWSPDGARAAFPLIRDDGAGMGVLDLATGSVTTIGTVKVNGAFGDPCTWLPSSDALLCKTIPASRGAAPVAAAVPTGPVAQESFGTKSPERTYQDLLADAHDEARFTHYGTSQLARVSLAGAVTPLGAPAVYTTATPSPDGRYILTAAIHTPYSYVVPMGRFPLRTEVWNADGTTLKPVHDRALAVEQSTAFDAVDGGPRNITWRADAPATLVWVEALDGGDPARAMAQRERLVSLAAPFTGPLVQHLAVGSRVRGVTWVRSDVALVTEYWWKTRMTKTWLFNPATPGAAPRLLFDRSAEDAYSDPGQPVMTMTPQGTMVAKVSADRSAFFMTGEGESPAGAQPFVDRVDIATARTTRLWRSAGSQYEEPIAILDDRASQLLTRRQSTTEPPNYWMRDLVRRIAPRQLTRFADPAPQFAGITSRLITYTRNDGVQLSATLYLPAGYDAARDGRLPFFFWAYPQEFKSAKAAAQVRGSPYLFVRPTGASHLFMLTQGYGVLDGPTMPIVGEGDKEPNDTYVEQLTASAKAAVDKVVDLGVADRDRIGVGGHSYGAFMTANLLAHSNIFRAGIARSGAYNRTLTPFGFQQEERPYWEASGIYNRMSPFTYADSIKTPILLIHGMNDDNSGTFPIQSERMYAALKGNGAIVRYVQLPGEAHGYLGRESVGHTLAEMVSWLDQFVKPVKPRTKAD, from the coding sequence ATGCGACGGACTCTGCTTTCGATCGCGGCGCTGTTGCCGATGCTGCTGCCGGCGCAGGACGGATACCGTCAGCCCCCCGAGCCGATCCGCAGCATCCTCGACGCCACGCCGACGCCGCGCGTGGCCGTCAGCCCGGACAACCGGCAGTTGCTGCTGCTCGAGCGCCCGACCTTGCCGGGCATCGCCGAGGTGGCTGCGCCGTACATCCCGATGGCAGGACAACGGCTGAACCCGAACACGAACTTTCCCACCCGCGCCATCAGCAGCACGGGACTCAGCCTCCTCGCGATCAGTGGGGGAGAACCGCGTCGCATCACCCTGCCGGCTGGCGTAAGGGTCGGCAACGTGCGCTGGTCACCTGACGGCGCCCGCGCGGCCTTCCCTTTGATCCGCGATGACGGCGCCGGCATGGGTGTCCTCGACCTGGCCACCGGCTCGGTCACCACGATCGGCACGGTGAAGGTCAACGGCGCATTCGGTGACCCGTGCACCTGGCTGCCCTCCAGTGACGCGCTGCTGTGCAAGACGATCCCCGCCTCGCGCGGCGCCGCACCGGTGGCTGCCGCCGTGCCCACCGGCCCGGTGGCGCAGGAATCGTTCGGCACGAAGTCGCCGGAACGCACCTACCAGGACCTGCTCGCCGATGCGCACGACGAGGCGCGCTTCACCCACTACGGCACCAGCCAGCTCGCGCGCGTGTCGCTGGCCGGTGCCGTGACGCCGCTCGGTGCCCCGGCGGTGTACACCACCGCCACCCCGTCTCCCGACGGCCGCTACATCCTGACCGCGGCGATCCATACGCCCTACAGCTACGTGGTGCCGATGGGCCGCTTCCCGCTGCGCACGGAGGTCTGGAACGCGGACGGCACGACGCTGAAGCCGGTGCATGACCGCGCGCTGGCCGTCGAGCAATCCACCGCCTTCGACGCCGTGGATGGCGGTCCGCGCAACATCACCTGGCGGGCCGACGCGCCGGCGACCCTGGTGTGGGTGGAGGCGCTGGACGGCGGTGACCCCGCCCGCGCGATGGCGCAGCGCGAACGCCTCGTGTCGCTCGCGGCACCGTTCACCGGCCCGCTGGTGCAGCACCTCGCCGTGGGCAGCCGCGTGCGGGGCGTGACCTGGGTGCGCAGCGATGTCGCGCTGGTCACCGAGTACTGGTGGAAGACGCGCATGACGAAGACCTGGCTCTTCAACCCGGCCACCCCTGGCGCCGCGCCACGACTGCTGTTCGACCGGTCCGCCGAGGATGCCTACAGCGATCCTGGCCAGCCCGTGATGACCATGACGCCGCAGGGCACGATGGTGGCGAAGGTCTCCGCCGACCGCAGCGCATTCTTCATGACCGGCGAGGGTGAGAGCCCGGCCGGCGCACAGCCGTTCGTGGATCGCGTGGACATCGCCACCGCCCGCACCACGCGTCTCTGGCGTTCCGCAGGGTCGCAATACGAGGAGCCGATCGCGATCCTCGATGATCGGGCCTCGCAGCTCCTCACCCGGCGCCAGTCCACCACTGAGCCGCCGAACTACTGGATGCGCGACCTGGTGCGCCGCATCGCCCCGCGCCAGCTCACCCGCTTCGCCGATCCGGCCCCGCAGTTCGCCGGCATCACGTCGAGGCTGATCACCTACACGCGTAACGATGGCGTGCAGCTCTCAGCCACGCTCTACCTGCCCGCAGGCTATGACGCCGCGCGCGACGGCCGCCTGCCCTTCTTCTTCTGGGCCTATCCGCAGGAGTTCAAGAGTGCGAAGGCGGCGGCCCAGGTGCGCGGATCACCGTACCTGTTCGTCCGCCCGACCGGTGCCAGCCACCTGTTCATGCTGACGCAGGGCTACGGCGTGCTCGACGGCCCGACCATGCCGATCGTGGGCGAGGGCGACAAGGAGCCCAACGACACCTACGTCGAGCAGCTCACCGCGAGCGCGAAGGCGGCCGTGGACAAGGTGGTGGACCTCGGCGTCGCGGATCGCGACCGCATCGGCGTGGGTGGCCACAGCTACGGTGCGTTCATGACCGCCAACCTGCTGGCCCACAGCAACATCTTCCGCGCCGGCATTGCCCGCAGCGGCGCCTACAACCGCACGCTGACGCCCTTCGGGTTCCAGCAGGAGGAGCGCCCGTACTGGGAAGCCAGCGGCATCTACAACCGCATGAGCCCCTTCACCTACGCCGACAGCATCAAGACCCCGATCCTGCTGATCCACGGCATGAACGACGACAACAGCGGCACCTTCCCGATCCAGTCCGAGCGGATGTACGCCGCCCTCAAGGGCAATGGCGCGATCGTGCGCTACGTCCAGCTTCCGGGCGAGGCACATGGCTACCTCGGCCGCGAGAGCGTGGGGCACACGCTGGCGGAGATGGTCTCGTGGCTCGATCAGTTCGTGAAGCCGGTCAAGCCACGGACCAAGGCGGACTAG